A window of Cytobacillus sp. FSL H8-0458 genomic DNA:
TGGAAAAGGAATCACCCACGTATAGGTGATTCCCTTGCTGAACTCTACTTAATAGGACGCTCGAGCGTCAGGATTTCATCCTCCATTGAAGCATATTGCTGTTCCACCACATGCTTTACATCAGCGATGGCTGCATTGTAGAAATGCGGGGCCAAAGACTCCTTAACAAAATCCAATACTCTTTCTGCAGAAAACTCGGATAGATCCTCATCTCTTTCCTCTGAAAAGAAAATCTGGATATCCTCTATCATCTTTTGCTGCTGCTCTTTTGTCATTTTAATGAACACTGCATGCCTTCCTTTCGGG
This region includes:
- a CDS encoding DUF2164 domain-containing protein produces the protein MFIKMTKEQQQKMIEDIQIFFSEERDEDLSEFSAERVLDFVKESLAPHFYNAAIADVKHVVEQQYASMEDEILTLERPIK